The following coding sequences are from one Beggiatoa alba B18LD window:
- a CDS encoding DNA primase family protein produces MTTPCFFNKIPDTIPFKNGLLRITDKKLFKHDKKYYTTWIIPYDYSPQATCKPIIDWLSFCVGGNEDQLQLLRAYMNAIVTSRVELQRYLEIIGVGGSGKGTFIRLCELLVGEQNTHSTELKLLEKGQFETACLYGKKLITITDSQNFAGDVSVLKAITGQDTLRYERKGIQATAGFKATGLVVIAANEAISSKDYTSGIARRRITVYFNQLINSKERRDLTKEFQPYIVGLINWVLALSPEQVASYVRDTHDNVHSLHDVERENLINTNPIAAWLEERVVYDLHFSTPVGVSRSDNGQIINADKWLYPSYVQYCQDVGNKPLALNRWVPLLVELCNTQLGLNLMLNAGVT; encoded by the coding sequence ATGACAACCCCCTGTTTTTTCAACAAAATACCCGACACAATCCCCTTCAAAAACGGACTCCTACGCATAACCGACAAAAAACTCTTCAAACACGACAAAAAATACTACACCACGTGGATAATCCCCTACGACTACAGCCCACAAGCCACTTGTAAGCCTATCATTGACTGGCTATCGTTCTGCGTTGGCGGTAATGAGGACCAGCTCCAACTACTTCGCGCTTATATGAATGCAATCGTTACCTCTCGCGTAGAACTACAACGCTATCTTGAAATCATCGGCGTAGGCGGTAGCGGTAAAGGTACATTTATCAGACTCTGCGAGTTACTTGTTGGTGAACAAAATACCCACTCAACAGAACTTAAACTCCTAGAAAAAGGACAATTCGAGACTGCCTGCCTTTACGGTAAAAAGCTGATAACAATAACTGACTCCCAAAACTTCGCGGGCGATGTTAGCGTTCTCAAGGCAATAACAGGACAAGACACCCTCCGCTACGAACGAAAAGGCATACAAGCAACAGCGGGCTTTAAAGCAACAGGACTAGTCGTTATAGCCGCTAATGAGGCGATAAGCTCCAAAGACTACACCAGCGGAATAGCCCGCCGTCGTATCACCGTTTACTTCAATCAGCTTATCAACTCGAAAGAACGTCGAGACCTCACAAAAGAATTTCAACCCTACATTGTGGGCTTAATTAACTGGGTCTTAGCCCTAAGCCCTGAGCAAGTCGCCTCTTATGTCAGAGACACACACGACAACGTTCACAGCCTCCACGACGTAGAACGTGAAAACCTCATCAATACGAATCCAATAGCCGCATGGTTAGAAGAACGGGTCGTTTATGATCTGCATTTCTCTACGCCTGTCGGTGTCAGTCGCTCAGACAATGGGCAAATTATCAATGCTGACAAATGGCTATACCCTTCTTATGTTCAATACTGCCAAGACGTTGGCAATAAACCCCTAGCCCTCAATCGCTGGGTCCCGCTCCTCGTTGAACTGTGCAACACACAACTAGGCTTAAATTTGATGTTAAACGCTGGCGTGACATGA
- a CDS encoding type II toxin -antitoxin system TacA 1-like antitoxin, translating to MNIEIDDVLLEQAVKFTGLSIKQTIEESLHLLINSGLHHFEVNPVLTLPQKEWNALLDKMDMPPAPNAKLLATTKRYRDIIG from the coding sequence ATGAATATTGAAATTGACGATGTGCTATTAGAGCAAGCCGTAAAATTCACAGGATTATCGATAAAACAGACGATAGAAGAGAGTTTGCATTTACTCATTAATTCAGGCTTGCATCACTTTGAGGTAAACCCTGTATTAACTTTGCCCCAAAAAGAATGGAATGCACTACTGGATAAAATGGATATGCCACCAGCTCCCAATGCAAAACTATTGGCGACAACAAAACGCTACAGGGATATCATAGGATGA
- a CDS encoding GNAT family N-acetyltransferase: MTWIIKALSKKHHKKDFDCHEPALTEYLQKYALQHANRNLNKSYVACHIDTPEHIAGFYSLSTGSIMPEQLPNTAKAGIKHAIPIAYLTRLAVDYREQGKDLGAFLLINALERCLKISQEVGLFGVVVDAKNDTAKSFYSQYGFEPLSSNELSLILLTKDISFLARKN, encoded by the coding sequence ATGACTTGGATAATCAAAGCATTATCAAAAAAGCATCATAAAAAAGACTTTGATTGTCATGAACCTGCATTAACAGAATATTTACAAAAATATGCCCTTCAACATGCTAACCGTAACTTAAATAAAAGTTATGTTGCCTGTCATATCGATACACCAGAACATATTGCTGGATTTTACAGCTTAAGCACAGGTTCTATTATGCCTGAGCAACTACCAAACACTGCAAAAGCAGGGATAAAACATGCAATCCCAATTGCTTACCTAACACGTTTAGCAGTGGATTATCGGGAACAAGGAAAAGACTTAGGCGCATTTTTGTTAATCAATGCGTTAGAACGATGTTTAAAAATATCGCAAGAGGTTGGATTATTTGGTGTCGTTGTAGATGCTAAAAACGATACAGCGAAATCATTTTATAGTCAGTACGGTTTTGAACCATTAAGCAGTAACGAATTAAGTTTGATTTTACTGACTAAAGATATTTCTTTTTTAGCAAGAAAAAACTGA
- a CDS encoding XRE family transcriptional regulator — MSGEFNCTEFRLIRSLQELSLEDIANKVGKTKQYISNIENGRAIPTDALLSDLASVLGVTIDFLTSPSKGMLTETQIHFRKKTTTPKYLKEFASSCGVLTNRLVMLLDSKVRFPKVNIPELSALSPDLNVQIHDLFDKSYTRQSHLSNADIDNIADKCRDTWGIGMGPISNMTRLAEHIGVIVTVIKFPEDSDKLDALSFYNSKRPIIVRNDAKDNICRQRFDIAHELGHLVLHQGVETGDSLTEGQANYFAGALLLPRSIMLSFFPRVQQFDSKMNWKKIEDFKKIWRVSQLAIFYRAHNLGLLSDSQFKSAVITLKTNGQAIKEHWDDELRNENEESPELLKAAFNVLATTKKAIYAEEIAEELKIRDVGLLTKFIKEDLLIRKPEKIKLSIVRTSL; from the coding sequence ATGAGTGGCGAATTCAATTGCACTGAGTTTCGATTAATACGTAGCCTTCAGGAGCTTAGCTTGGAGGATATTGCCAATAAGGTTGGTAAGACAAAACAATACATAAGCAATATAGAAAATGGAAGAGCTATACCGACTGATGCCTTACTAAGTGACTTAGCCTCTGTTTTGGGGGTTACTATAGACTTTCTAACCTCTCCATCAAAGGGAATGCTTACAGAAACACAGATTCATTTTCGTAAGAAGACGACCACACCAAAATATCTGAAAGAATTTGCTTCTAGCTGTGGAGTATTAACTAATCGTTTAGTTATGTTGTTAGATAGCAAGGTGAGATTTCCAAAGGTAAATATACCTGAGTTATCAGCATTATCCCCAGATTTAAACGTTCAAATTCATGATTTATTTGATAAATCATACACTCGGCAAAGTCACCTTAGTAATGCGGATATAGATAATATTGCTGATAAATGTCGAGATACTTGGGGTATCGGTATGGGTCCCATTAGTAATATGACAAGGTTAGCGGAACATATTGGTGTTATCGTTACTGTTATCAAATTTCCAGAAGACTCAGATAAATTAGATGCTTTGTCGTTTTACAATTCTAAACGCCCTATTATTGTTCGCAATGATGCAAAAGATAATATTTGCAGACAACGTTTTGATATTGCGCATGAGTTAGGGCATTTAGTCCTTCATCAAGGTGTCGAAACAGGAGATAGTCTTACTGAAGGACAAGCAAATTATTTTGCAGGCGCATTACTTTTACCTAGAAGTATAATGCTTAGCTTTTTTCCGAGAGTTCAACAGTTTGACTCAAAAATGAACTGGAAAAAAATTGAAGATTTTAAAAAAATCTGGCGAGTAAGTCAGTTAGCGATTTTTTATCGTGCCCATAATTTAGGTTTGCTTAGTGATTCTCAGTTTAAAAGTGCAGTTATAACGTTAAAAACGAATGGGCAAGCAATTAAAGAACATTGGGATGATGAGCTTCGTAATGAAAATGAAGAGTCTCCTGAATTGTTAAAAGCGGCTTTTAATGTTTTGGCGACTACAAAAAAAGCAATTTATGCGGAAGAAATTGCGGAAGAGCTGAAAATTAGAGACGTGGGACTTTTGACAAAATTCATTAAAGAAGATTTGTTAATTAGAAAACCAGAAAAAATAAAGTTATCTATAGTACGAACTTCTTTATAA